A genomic segment from Bacteroidota bacterium encodes:
- a CDS encoding T9SS type B sorting domain-containing protein, with protein MHTSQPVLVLKTFLTGICAILLSLVSTSLISQVIQKEASIWYFGQKAGIHFNTLPPQALTNGQLTTSEGCATICNAHGNLLFYTDGIRIFDKTHNQMPNGNGLTGNPSSTQSGIIVPNPDSAHIYYVFSTSGGGIGAQTAYSIVDTTLNSGNGDVKVKNVALLNQGGEKLTAVKHSNGKDYWVITHQSLTDSFHVYLVTGAGVNPTPVISEVGFHQSYLAIGYLKASPNGQKLVGVEYLSKFAEMFDFNPTTGIISNAQMLDTGKMFYGAEFSPSGDYLYITSTTTAPQELVQYNLRAGSYANILASRTVIKNFTVQTPGALQLGPDGKIYMSLMPTTFLSAIEFPEKSGSNCGFIDSAVSLNGRTCHYGLPTFIQSFFKRLTVDIGHEEPMCGSLSINMWNTGDTAKVLNSFWDFGDGTTLNNGLFVNKTYTKHGTYSIKNIIHLGGDFPRVDTVVKVIKTKQNPTAGYNITATTACLKNNYYQFTDTSKYYHGSSVNETVWTYTDAASLPKKNLLTISRRHTSTGLKGVKLKVTSNEGCADSVTTTYTIEPDAVSAFTIGGDQCFNTNRLQPYPLSTIDTPAYINGFAWDFGDGTKDTAANPVKVYADTGDYNISLITFADNGCHDTAFNSFAVNPSPKATIIVANVCQYDSLIIKNTSTIKKGTLTYKWWYGDGHTDTVFVKNRLYKDTGVKLLKLVATSEMLCSDSMIVPVKVMPSPKAEFSIGTLCDDINTPFTDNTQRFGDTVLENKWYFGDGAQQQNTGSATHIYNDSGWRYVKLYTKTVKGCDDSIEKRVYISPRPYVNFYINDSLQCLSSNYFTFSESVVLKNGSVYSFQWKFNDTSAGSGPFWGGALPTHGKYDVKLIAVTDSGCIDSTEKQVVVWPQASLAVAVNDTSQCVGSNSFILTNNSTISQGTLSYVWKFSSGQTYTSANPPAMSFAVPGVYQTWLVTTTDNGCKDSMFKNLYIEYNPQADFVTQTICENDSAYFVNTTTGDASGWLWYFGDGGTSIIKEPIYRYSAAGVYKVTLIGRSANGCGDTMVKDSGVVVSPAPKVYFTAEIGDNVSGNTNVNFINKTLFGDNFSWAFGNGGFSRAKNPSESYKDTGYFKVILSAINNFNCFDEFDTILYLAPDYNIVIPNAFTPNKDPLNPTFKIEGTYYYSEYEMRIFDRWGTLIFLSNNPVEGWSGEYESTPLPDGVYTYTIRLVDYLGKVRVHRGTLHLLR; from the coding sequence TAGTTTTAAAAACCTTTTTAACAGGGATTTGCGCAATTCTTCTATCACTAGTCAGTACCTCACTAATATCTCAGGTAATTCAAAAAGAAGCCAGTATTTGGTACTTTGGACAAAAGGCGGGAATTCATTTTAATACCTTACCACCACAAGCACTTACCAACGGACAACTTACAACAAGCGAGGGATGTGCCACAATTTGCAATGCGCACGGAAATCTGCTTTTTTATACCGACGGTATCAGAATTTTTGATAAAACTCATAACCAAATGCCCAATGGTAACGGGCTTACGGGTAATCCGTCTTCCACCCAATCAGGCATCATAGTTCCAAACCCTGATAGTGCCCACATTTATTATGTATTCTCAACCTCAGGGGGAGGAATAGGTGCACAAACAGCTTACTCTATTGTAGACACTACCCTAAATAGCGGAAACGGCGATGTGAAAGTGAAAAACGTTGCACTGCTAAACCAAGGCGGCGAAAAGCTTACCGCAGTAAAACACAGCAACGGGAAAGACTATTGGGTAATAACCCACCAAAGCTTAACCGATTCTTTTCACGTGTACTTAGTTACAGGTGCAGGAGTAAACCCAACCCCTGTAATAAGCGAAGTAGGTTTCCATCAATCGTATCTGGCCATTGGGTATTTAAAAGCCTCGCCCAATGGGCAAAAATTAGTGGGTGTTGAATACCTTAGCAAGTTTGCTGAGATGTTTGATTTTAATCCCACTACAGGGATAATATCTAACGCCCAAATGTTAGATACAGGCAAAATGTTTTACGGGGCTGAATTTTCTCCATCCGGTGACTACTTGTATATAACCTCAACCACAACCGCACCCCAAGAATTAGTTCAATACAACCTAAGAGCCGGAAGCTACGCCAATATTCTGGCATCAAGAACTGTCATCAAAAACTTTACCGTACAAACACCAGGAGCTTTGCAGTTGGGACCCGACGGAAAAATATACATGTCATTAATGCCTACTACTTTTTTGAGTGCTATTGAATTCCCTGAAAAAAGTGGAAGTAATTGCGGCTTTATAGATAGTGCAGTAAGCCTTAACGGACGTACATGCCATTATGGTTTGCCTACATTTATACAAAGCTTTTTTAAACGCTTAACTGTTGATATTGGGCACGAAGAGCCAATGTGCGGGAGCCTTTCAATAAATATGTGGAATACTGGTGATACGGCAAAGGTTTTAAACAGCTTTTGGGATTTTGGAGACGGAACTACTTTAAACAATGGTCTTTTTGTCAACAAAACCTATACTAAACACGGCACATACAGCATCAAAAACATCATTCATCTCGGTGGTGATTTTCCCAGAGTTGACACGGTAGTTAAGGTTATTAAAACCAAGCAAAATCCCACAGCAGGTTACAATATCACTGCAACAACAGCTTGCTTAAAAAACAACTATTATCAGTTTACAGATACTTCAAAGTATTATCACGGAAGTAGTGTGAATGAAACCGTGTGGACATACACCGATGCCGCCTCACTACCTAAGAAAAACCTATTAACAATATCAAGACGGCATACATCTACCGGACTAAAGGGTGTTAAGCTGAAAGTAACATCTAATGAAGGATGCGCAGATTCGGTTACTACCACATACACAATTGAACCTGATGCCGTTTCAGCTTTCACAATAGGAGGCGACCAATGTTTTAATACCAACCGTTTGCAACCCTACCCGCTAAGCACTATCGACACTCCTGCCTATATTAACGGCTTCGCTTGGGATTTTGGAGACGGAACTAAGGATACAGCAGCCAACCCTGTAAAGGTGTATGCTGACACGGGCGACTACAATATATCACTGATTACATTTGCTGATAATGGCTGCCACGATACTGCTTTCAATAGCTTTGCAGTAAATCCTTCGCCCAAAGCAACCATTATTGTAGCTAATGTTTGCCAGTACGATTCATTGATAATAAAGAATACTTCTACAATTAAAAAAGGGACTCTTACCTATAAATGGTGGTATGGCGATGGGCACACCGACACTGTGTTTGTGAAAAACAGGTTGTATAAAGATACCGGAGTAAAATTATTAAAGCTGGTAGCTACATCTGAAATGCTTTGCAGCGACAGTATGATTGTGCCTGTAAAAGTAATGCCCAGTCCCAAAGCTGAATTCAGCATCGGCACTTTGTGCGACGATATTAATACCCCCTTCACTGATAATACACAACGATTTGGGGACACCGTGCTTGAAAACAAATGGTATTTTGGTGATGGGGCACAACAACAAAACACAGGCAGTGCTACGCATATATACAACGATTCAGGTTGGAGGTACGTAAAACTATACACAAAAACTGTAAAAGGCTGCGACGATAGTATTGAAAAACGGGTGTACATAAGCCCCCGCCCTTATGTAAACTTTTACATTAACGACAGTTTGCAATGCCTAAGCAGCAACTACTTTACCTTTTCTGAATCGGTTGTGTTAAAAAACGGTTCGGTTTACTCGTTCCAATGGAAATTTAACGATACCTCAGCAGGTAGCGGCCCGTTTTGGGGCGGAGCTTTGCCCACTCACGGGAAATACGATGTAAAATTGATTGCCGTTACCGATAGTGGTTGTATTGACTCTACTGAAAAGCAAGTTGTGGTGTGGCCGCAAGCGTCTTTGGCTGTCGCGGTAAATGACACAAGCCAGTGCGTAGGCAGTAACTCGTTCATACTTACCAATAATTCTACAATCAGTCAGGGTACTTTGAGCTATGTTTGGAAGTTTTCTTCAGGGCAAACCTACACATCAGCTAACCCACCCGCTATGAGCTTTGCAGTACCGGGTGTGTACCAAACATGGCTGGTAACAACTACCGACAATGGCTGCAAGGACTCAATGTTTAAAAACCTCTATATCGAATACAATCCCCAAGCCGACTTTGTTACACAAACCATCTGCGAAAACGACTCAGCATACTTTGTAAACACCACAACCGGAGATGCATCGGGCTGGCTTTGGTATTTTGGAGACGGAGGGACATCAATAATTAAAGAGCCGATATACAGATATTCGGCAGCAGGTGTGTACAAAGTAACCTTAATAGGTCGTTCGGCCAATGGCTGCGGCGACACAATGGTTAAAGACAGTGGTGTGGTAGTGAGTCCGGCTCCTAAAGTGTATTTTACGGCTGAGATTGGCGATAACGTATCAGGAAACACCAACGTAAACTTTATCAATAAAACCCTTTTCGGCGATAATTTTTCGTGGGCATTTGGCAATGGTGGATTCAGCAGGGCAAAAAACCCCTCTGAGTCTTATAAAGATACCGGATACTTTAAAGTAATCCTTTCGGCCATTAATAACTTCAACTGCTTTGATGAGTTTGATACGATACTGTATCTGGCACCTGACTATAACATTGTTATACCCAATGCATTTACCCCAAACAAAGATCCGCTAAACCCAACCTTTAAGATAGAAGGCACATATTATTATAGTGAGTACGAAATGAGGATATTTGACCGTTGGGGTACGTTGATATTTTTATCAAACAATCCGGTTGAGGGCTGGAGCGGCGAATATGAAAGCACCCCTTTACCCGATGGCGTATATACTTACACAATAAGGTTGGTAGATTATTTGGGCAAGGTACGGGTACACAGAGGCACCCTGCACTTGTTGAGATAA
- a CDS encoding PKD domain-containing protein: protein MFTKGRILLLIFCILLTASRIGAQYNSSEGKSFFVTFVPSLITPTCDVTLSSRTGATVTIENSVKGYSSTHNLTANTPVTVTIPTSACLPSTGASVDNYAVHITSSHNISVYAMNYGSAVADGALIYPEVVCGNRYYTSAYEGLNNNAPSNFLIVGLYNSQQIRITPKVDLASGKPAGVPFTVTLNRGQTYLEYGKNTLDITGSLIEDLSGKPFVLYSGTKCVNIPTTACPACDVLMEQMIPLTALGKKYLLAPLSTPTITPAYTYRIIGTKDNTYININGTRVDTLNKGEVMHKTNEGNAICVDATEPIMVTQYTQGIICVQVGDPAMVVIPPVEQIIDRVNYATPGYTGFTKHYVYVLLKTAAKNNLMINGNSVPTNKFTAFPSCNLYSYANLELSGGNYLVECDSGFTMIAYGYGQAISYAYIGGTNFANLSFDAKINNHTCDNLAFTMQNTGDTAEILKSYWDFGDGTKDSGKFVTKTYNAHGSYTIKNTLHIGGIFPRVDTLSKTFKTKQSPKAGFSINTTTECLKNNLYQFTDTSKYLGGSSVDESVWTYTDMASLPKKNLLYIYRRHTSSGLKGVMLKITSDQGCSDSVISTYTIKPDAKSAFTLGGDQCFKTNRLQPFPQSTIDTPASISGYSWTFGDGTSDTATNPYKVYADTGTYTVSLVTVANNGCHDTATNSFTVNPSPNVGIVTASVCEGDTVKIKNITTIAKGTLAYEWWYGDGHTDTLFEKNRLYADTGVKVLKLVATSEMFCKDSVVQPIRVIPVPIADFTVNTSCEDRAVAFTDTTNRYGEPAQINRWYFGDGVEQQNAGNTQHLYTDTGWYKVKLYTKSANGCYDTVEKRLYVNAHPLVSFYSNDTVQCLSQNYYTFSESVVMKRGSVASFQWKFNDTFAGTGSFWGGNLTSQGTYNVKMIAVTDSGCVDSFSKQVIIWPQATLATTTNDSSQCLGGNVFTLTNNSSISQGTLSYMWKFSSGQTFATTNPPPMSFAVPGTYLAWLVSTSDKGCKDSILTKLYVEFNPKVDFATQSICENDSAYFVNTTTGDASGWLWNFGDGGTSTQKEPIHNYSGPGIYKVSLMGRSANGCSDTISKDSGVIVNPAPKVYFTTEIGDNVAGSTSVNFINKTLFGDNFSWAFSNGGFSRAKNPTESFKDTGYIRVILSAINNFNCFDEFDTVIYISPDFNIDIPNAFTPNKDPMNPVFKVEGTYYCKEFEFWIFDRWGKLLFYTMNPYQGWNGEYEETPLPTGVYVYRIRMIDYKGKIRAYSGNVHLLR from the coding sequence ATGTTTACCAAAGGCAGGATACTGCTATTAATTTTCTGTATTCTTCTCACCGCTAGTCGTATTGGCGCACAATACAATTCATCGGAGGGTAAGAGTTTCTTTGTCACGTTTGTACCTAGTTTAATAACTCCCACGTGCGATGTAACTCTTTCATCACGCACAGGCGCAACAGTTACTATCGAAAACTCAGTTAAGGGATATTCTTCCACCCACAACTTAACGGCCAATACACCCGTAACTGTAACAATTCCTACATCTGCTTGCCTACCTTCAACCGGGGCTTCGGTAGATAATTATGCAGTACATATCACATCTTCTCATAACATATCGGTATACGCTATGAATTACGGATCAGCCGTTGCCGATGGCGCGCTGATATACCCCGAAGTTGTTTGCGGAAACAGGTATTACACCTCTGCTTATGAAGGGTTAAATAATAATGCCCCCTCAAATTTTTTAATAGTTGGCCTATATAACAGCCAGCAAATAAGAATCACCCCGAAAGTTGATTTAGCATCGGGGAAACCCGCCGGTGTGCCTTTCACAGTTACATTAAACCGCGGCCAAACCTACTTGGAGTACGGAAAAAATACGCTGGATATTACAGGCTCTTTAATTGAAGATTTAAGCGGCAAACCCTTTGTATTATATAGCGGCACCAAATGTGTAAATATTCCTACCACAGCTTGCCCCGCGTGTGATGTGTTAATGGAGCAAATGATACCTCTAACAGCATTAGGAAAGAAATACCTTTTGGCTCCTTTATCCACTCCCACCATAACCCCGGCATATACTTACCGTATTATTGGAACCAAAGACAATACTTACATCAATATTAATGGCACTCGTGTAGATACTTTAAACAAGGGCGAGGTAATGCATAAAACAAATGAAGGTAATGCTATTTGTGTAGATGCCACTGAACCCATAATGGTAACACAATACACTCAGGGCATTATATGTGTGCAAGTTGGCGACCCTGCTATGGTGGTTATCCCACCGGTGGAACAAATTATTGATAGGGTAAACTACGCCACCCCGGGATATACAGGCTTCACAAAGCACTATGTGTATGTATTGCTAAAAACAGCTGCAAAAAACAACTTGATGATTAACGGTAATTCTGTGCCTACAAACAAATTTACCGCGTTTCCATCGTGTAACTTATACAGTTATGCAAACCTTGAATTGTCAGGCGGAAACTACCTTGTTGAGTGTGACAGCGGTTTCACAATGATTGCCTATGGATACGGGCAGGCAATCAGTTATGCCTACATTGGCGGGACAAATTTTGCCAACCTTAGTTTTGATGCAAAAATTAACAACCATACCTGTGATAATTTGGCGTTTACAATGCAAAACACAGGCGATACTGCCGAGATTTTAAAAAGCTACTGGGATTTTGGCGACGGCACTAAGGATAGCGGCAAATTTGTAACCAAAACCTACAATGCACACGGCTCCTATACCATTAAAAACACGCTGCACATAGGCGGAATTTTCCCAAGGGTTGATACACTTTCCAAAACATTTAAAACTAAGCAATCGCCTAAAGCAGGTTTCAGTATCAACACAACCACTGAGTGTTTAAAAAACAACCTGTACCAGTTTACAGATACCTCAAAATATTTAGGAGGCAGCAGTGTGGATGAAAGTGTATGGACTTACACTGATATGGCATCATTGCCCAAGAAGAACTTATTATACATTTATAGGCGGCATACAAGTTCAGGTCTTAAAGGAGTGATGCTGAAAATAACCTCTGACCAAGGATGCTCGGACTCAGTTATTTCAACGTACACCATTAAACCCGATGCTAAATCGGCTTTTACACTTGGCGGCGACCAATGCTTTAAAACCAACCGTTTGCAACCATTTCCGCAAAGCACTATTGACACGCCGGCCAGTATCAGCGGATATTCATGGACGTTTGGTGACGGCACCTCTGACACCGCTACAAACCCATACAAAGTGTATGCAGATACCGGAACATATACTGTATCTTTAGTTACTGTTGCCAATAACGGCTGCCACGATACGGCAACTAACAGCTTTACCGTTAACCCTTCGCCAAACGTGGGAATAGTTACGGCCAGTGTTTGCGAAGGCGATACTGTGAAAATAAAAAACATTACTACCATTGCCAAAGGCACACTGGCATACGAATGGTGGTATGGCGACGGCCACACGGATACCTTGTTTGAAAAGAACCGTCTTTATGCCGATACAGGCGTGAAGGTTTTGAAACTTGTAGCCACCTCTGAAATGTTTTGTAAAGACAGCGTTGTGCAGCCAATAAGAGTTATTCCTGTCCCTATCGCTGATTTTACGGTAAATACTTCTTGTGAAGACAGAGCGGTAGCATTTACAGATACAACAAATAGATACGGAGAGCCAGCTCAAATAAACAGATGGTATTTTGGGGATGGCGTGGAGCAACAAAATGCAGGCAATACCCAACATTTATATACCGATACAGGCTGGTACAAAGTAAAGCTGTACACAAAATCAGCAAACGGATGCTACGATACCGTTGAAAAAAGGCTCTACGTCAACGCACATCCATTGGTTAGCTTTTACAGTAATGACACTGTACAATGCCTTAGCCAAAACTATTATACTTTTTCAGAGTCAGTGGTAATGAAACGCGGCTCAGTAGCTTCTTTCCAATGGAAGTTCAACGACACTTTTGCAGGCACAGGGTCGTTTTGGGGTGGCAACCTCACATCACAAGGCACGTACAATGTAAAAATGATTGCGGTTACCGACAGCGGTTGTGTTGACTCGTTTTCAAAACAAGTTATCATTTGGCCGCAAGCAACCTTAGCAACCACAACTAACGACTCAAGCCAGTGTTTGGGCGGTAATGTATTTACCCTTACCAATAACTCAAGCATTTCGCAGGGAACACTTAGCTATATGTGGAAGTTCAGCTCAGGCCAAACATTCGCCACAACCAACCCGCCCCCGATGAGTTTTGCGGTCCCCGGTACGTATCTGGCTTGGCTGGTTTCAACATCCGATAAAGGCTGTAAAGACTCCATTCTTACCAAACTATATGTTGAGTTTAACCCCAAAGTTGATTTTGCTACCCAATCTATTTGCGAAAACGACTCAGCATACTTTGTAAACACCACTACCGGAGATGCATCGGGCTGGCTATGGAACTTTGGTGACGGAGGAACTTCAACCCAAAAAGAACCTATACACAACTACAGCGGCCCGGGCATATACAAAGTATCCCTTATGGGGCGTTCGGCCAACGGCTGTAGCGATACAATCAGTAAAGATTCAGGTGTGATTGTAAACCCCGCTCCCAAAGTTTACTTCACTACCGAAATTGGCGACAATGTAGCAGGAAGTACTTCTGTAAACTTTATAAACAAAACCCTGTTTGGCGATAATTTTTCGTGGGCGTTTAGCAACGGTGGTTTCAGCCGCGCAAAAAACCCCACTGAGTCATTCAAAGACACAGGATATATCAGGGTTATACTTTCAGCAATCAACAACTTCAACTGTTTTGATGAATTTGACACGGTGATATATATATCACCCGATTTTAATATTGATATTCCCAATGCCTTTACACCGAATAAAGACCCTATGAATCCGGTGTTTAAAGTTGAGGGTACTTACTACTGCAAAGAATTTGAATTTTGGATATTTGACCGCTGGGGTAAACTGTTGTTTTATACGATGAATCCTTACCAAGGATGGAACGGAGAGTATGAAGAAACACCTTTACCCACCGGGGTTTATGTATATAGAATAAGAATGATTGACTATAAGGGAAAAATAAGAGCGTATAGTGGAAATGTTCACCTGTTAAGGTAA